DNA from Acidobacteriota bacterium:
TGCCGATTACGCCCGTCGGCAGGCCTGGATTACGGGTAATTTCCTTCCACGTCCCGCCCCCGTCGGTGGACTTGAACAACCCGCTGCCCGGTCCGCCGCTGGCCATGCCCCAGGACTTGCGCCACGCCTGCCACAGCGCGGCATAAATCACTTGCGGGTTGCGCGGATCAAGTGCCAGGTCGATCGCGCCCGTCTGGTCATTACGGTAGAGAATCTTCTTCCAGTTCTTGCCGCCGTCGGTGGACTTGAACACACCCCGCTCGGCGTTCGGCGCCGACGGATGCCCTAGCGCCGCCACATAGACGATGTCGGGGTTCGCCGGATCAATGCGAATGCTCGAGATGATCTGCGAATCGGCGAGCCCCACGTGCTGCCACGTCTTGCCGCCGTCGCTCGTCTTGTACACCCCGTCGCCCTGCATGATGTTGCCCCGCAGCGCGCTCTCGCCCATGCCGATGTAAACGACATCTGGGTTCGACGGCGCAACCGCCACCGCGCCCACCGAGGAGCTGTGCAACTGGCCATCGGTCACCGGCTTCCAGGTCAACCCACCGTCGGTGGTCTTCCACAGGCCCCCGCCGGTCGCGCCCGCGTAGTACTCCAGCGGCCGCGCCGCCGAGCCCGCGCTGGCAATGGAGCGGCCCGCTCGTCCGGGGCCCAGATTCACCCAGCGCAGGTTATGGAACAGCGTCGCAGGATAGGAGGACTGAGCCGGAGCCAGCAGTGCCAGGGCACATGCCGAAGCGATCAACACGAGAGCGCGTTTCATGCGCGCTAGCATACCGCACCCACTCGCCGCTGGCCAGCTTTTGTTATACTCCCTGCGATTTGCACTCTCGGGAGGGAATCATGCACATTCGGCGTTGGTTCTGGATTTTGGCCCTACTGACCGCGGTGACTGCCGCGCAGTCACCCGCAGCCACGCGGCTCACCGTGCCCGGCATCGCGCAGCCCGTGACCATCCGGCGCGACCACTGGGGCATCGCCCACATCTACGCCCAGAATGAGCACGATCTGTTCTTCGCCCAGGGCTACAACGTCGCCCACGACCGCCTCTTCCAGCTCGAGCTCTGGCGCCGCCAGGCCACTGGTACACTGGCCGAGGTGTTGGGTCCGAGCGCGGTGCAGCGCGATATCGGCAACCGCCTCTTCCAGTACCGCGGCGACCTCACGCAGGAGCTGAACTGGTATCACCCCCACGGCGCCGCCATCGTGCAGGCCTTTGTGGATGGCATCAACGCCTATGTCGCCCGCACCGAGCAGGACCCCGCACTCCTCTCACCCGAATTCAAAATGCTGCGCCTGAAGCCCGGGCGCTGGACCCCGGCGGTGGTCATTACCCGCTTCAATGGCCTGCTCGGCAATGTCAACCGCGAGATCAACCTTGCCGAAGCGGTGCGCGCCATTGGCCCGGCCGAGGTCGATGAGCTGCAAAACTTCCAACCCACCCACCCCAACCTCACCCTCGACCCGGCCCTGCAAAACGCACCCCTGACGCCGCAAATCCTGGCCATCTACAACGCCTTCCGCCGCCCCCTGCGCTTTCATGGCACCGAGATCGCAGCCACCGCCCAAGCGACGCTGCCGCCCACACCCTTCGATCTCGAGCGCCAGTTGCAGACCATTGGCAGCAACAACTGGATCGTCAGCGGACGCCTCACGCCCGGCGGCTTCCCCCTCATGGCCAACGATCCCCACCGCATGCAGGAGGCCCCCTCCCTGCGCTACTGGGTGCATTTAGTCGCGCCCGGCTGGGACGTGATTGGCGCCGGCGAACCCGCCCTGCCAGGCATTTCCATCGGCCACAACCAGTACGGCGCCTGGGGTCTGACCATCTTCGGCGGCGACACCGAAGATCTCTACGTCTACGACACCAATCCGGCCAACCCGTTGCAGTACAAATACCGCGGCGAGTGGCTGACGATGCAGGTCATCCCCACCACCATCGATGTCAAAGGGGCCGCCGCGGTCCACGTTGAGCTCAAATACACCCGCCACGGCCCCGTCGTCTACGAAGACGCCGCCCACCACAAAGCCTACGCGATTCGCGCCGCCTGGCTCGATAAAGGCGCCGCACCCTATCTCGCCAGCTTGCGCATGGATCAGGCGCGCAACTGGCAGGAATTCCGCGCCGCCTGCGCCTACAGCCGCGTGCCCAGCGAAAACATGGTCTGGGCCGGCGTCAACGGCGACATCGGTTATCAGGCCGTGGGCATCACCCCGCTCCGGCCCAACTGGAGCGGCCTCGTCCCCGTGCCCGGCGACGGCCGCTACGAATGGGACGGCTACCTGCCCATTCTCGACCTGCCGCACGCCTATAACCCCGCGAAAGGCTTCTTCAACACCAGCAACAATTACCTCATCCCCAACGGCTGGCCCTACGCGAAGGCCTTGCATTACGAATGGGCCGACGCCTTCCGCGCCCGCCGCGTCGCCGAGGTCCTGGGCTCAGGCCAAATCTTCACCGTCAGCGACATGGAGCGGCTGCAGAACGACGACACCTCCCTGCCCGCGCGCGCGCTCGTGCCCCTGCTGCGCGGCCTGCAAATCTCCACCGGCCCCGTGCGCGATGCCCAGCGCCAACTCCTCGCCTGGAACGACGTCCTCGACAAGGACTCCGTCGCCGCGGCGACCTTCGAAGCCTGGAAGCGCCGCCTCGTGGTCAACCTCAAGCAGCTCCTCGTCCCCAAAGCCGCTCAGCCTTATCTCAGCCTGAGCCTGACCAAATGCATCCGCTGGCTGGAGGCCCCCGATGGCCGCTTCGGTTCCGATCCGATCGCCGGCCGCGACGCCCTGCTGCGCAAGAGCCTGCGCGAGGCGGTGGCCTCACGACCCATGGCGCCTTGGGGTACGTATCATCGCGCCACCATCTTCCATCCCCTCAGCCCCATCCTCTCCCCTGCCGACCGGGCCCGCTTCGACGTTGGCGACGCCCCCCGCAGCGGCGGCGGCGTCACCGTCGATGCCACCGGCGACGGCCCCAACCAAGTCGCGGGCGGATCCTTCAAAATCATCACCGACACCGGCCACTGGGACGCCTCCGTCGGCCTCAACAATCCCGGCCAGTCCGGCGACGTGCGCAGTCCGCACTATCGCGACCTCTACGTCCTCTGGTCCCAGGGCAAATACTTCCCCATCTTCTTCAGTCGCACCAAAATCGAGTCCGTCACCGGCCAAACCCTCACCTTGGAACCCACCGCCTTGCACCCATAGTGCGGCCCGTCACCGCCGGCACTGGCGGCTGTACACTGAGGGCATGCACAACGAATTCACCGCCGTTTTCGAAAACGACGGAGAGTGGGTTATCGCCTACAGTCCGGAAATCCCCGGAGCGAACGGACAGGGGCGCACCAAGGACGCAGCGCGGGAAAGCCTGACGGCGGCGATCCAGTTGATCCTCGAAGAACGCAGGAACGAAGGTTTGCGCGCTGTGCCGGAAGGCGCCGAGCGC
Protein-coding regions in this window:
- a CDS encoding type II toxin-antitoxin system HicB family antitoxin; the protein is MHNEFTAVFENDGEWVIAYSPEIPGANGQGRTKDAARESLTAAIQLILEERRNEGLRAVPEGAEREVVTIA
- a CDS encoding penicillin acylase family protein, which produces MHIRRWFWILALLTAVTAAQSPAATRLTVPGIAQPVTIRRDHWGIAHIYAQNEHDLFFAQGYNVAHDRLFQLELWRRQATGTLAEVLGPSAVQRDIGNRLFQYRGDLTQELNWYHPHGAAIVQAFVDGINAYVARTEQDPALLSPEFKMLRLKPGRWTPAVVITRFNGLLGNVNREINLAEAVRAIGPAEVDELQNFQPTHPNLTLDPALQNAPLTPQILAIYNAFRRPLRFHGTEIAATAQATLPPTPFDLERQLQTIGSNNWIVSGRLTPGGFPLMANDPHRMQEAPSLRYWVHLVAPGWDVIGAGEPALPGISIGHNQYGAWGLTIFGGDTEDLYVYDTNPANPLQYKYRGEWLTMQVIPTTIDVKGAAAVHVELKYTRHGPVVYEDAAHHKAYAIRAAWLDKGAAPYLASLRMDQARNWQEFRAACAYSRVPSENMVWAGVNGDIGYQAVGITPLRPNWSGLVPVPGDGRYEWDGYLPILDLPHAYNPAKGFFNTSNNYLIPNGWPYAKALHYEWADAFRARRVAEVLGSGQIFTVSDMERLQNDDTSLPARALVPLLRGLQISTGPVRDAQRQLLAWNDVLDKDSVAAATFEAWKRRLVVNLKQLLVPKAAQPYLSLSLTKCIRWLEAPDGRFGSDPIAGRDALLRKSLREAVASRPMAPWGTYHRATIFHPLSPILSPADRARFDVGDAPRSGGGVTVDATGDGPNQVAGGSFKIITDTGHWDASVGLNNPGQSGDVRSPHYRDLYVLWSQGKYFPIFFSRTKIESVTGQTLTLEPTALHP